The genomic DNA TGCGCCGGGCGTTTCCGACACCAGCCGGCCACGGCGAAACACCTTGAGCCGCGTCGCCCGCAGCCGGATCGCCTCGACCGGGTCGCGCGCCTGCAGCAGCACGAAGCTCGCGTCGCAGCCGGCTTCGAGCCCATAGCCTTCGAGATGCATCAGCTTCGCGGCGTTGGTGGTGACGGCATCGAAGCACTGGCGGATGCCGTCCTGGCTGGTCATCTGCGCGACGTGCAGGCCCATGTGCGCGACCTCCAGCATGTCGGCCGAGCCCATGCCGTACCAGGGGTCCATCACGCAATCGTGGCCGAAGGCGACGTTGACGCCGTGCGCCATCAGCTCGGGCACGCGCGTCATGCCGCGGCGCCTGGGGTAGCTGTCGTGCCGGCCCTGCAGCGTGATGTTGATCAGGGGATTGGCGATCACGCTCACGCCACTCTCGGCGATCAGCGGCATCAGCTTGCTCGCATAGTAGTTGTCCATCGAATGCATCGAGGTGCAGTGCGAGCCGGTGACGCGGCCCTGCAGGCCGAGTCGCTGCGCCTCGAAGGCCAGTGTCTCGATGTGGCGAGACAGCGGATCGTCCGATTCGTCGCAGTGCATGTCGACCGGCAGGCCGCGTTCGGCGGCGAGCTCGCACAGCAGTTTCACGCTGGCGGCGCCGTCGGCCATCGTGCGTTCGAAATGCGGGATGCCGCCGACCACGTCCACGCCGTTGTCGAGCGCGCGCTTCAGGTTGTCGACGCCGCCGGGCGTTCGCAGCACGCCGTCCTGCGGGAACGCGACCAGCTGCAGCTCGAGGTAGGGCGCCACGCGCCGCCGGACTTCGAGCAGCGCATCGACCGCGAGCAGGCTGGGGTCGCTGGTGTCGACGTGGCTGCGGATCGCGAGCAAGCCCTTGGCCACGGCCCAGTCGCAGTAGGCCAGCGCACGTTCGATCAGCGCCTCGGGCGTGAGCAGCGGCTTGAGCTCGCCCCACAGCGCGATGCCTTCGAGCAGCGTGCCGCTCCGGTTGACGCGCGGCATGCCGTGGCTGAGCGTGGCATCCATGTGGAAGTGCGGGTCGACGAAATGCGGCGCGACGAGCAGGCCCTGCGCATCGAGCTTCTCGTGCGCGGGCGCGTCGAGCCCGGGCGTGACTTCGGCGATGCGGCCGTCCTGCACCGCGATCGAGATGCCGGTGCGGCCGTCGGGCAGGGTGGCGTGGGTGACGAGAAGATCGAGCATGGAAGCGATTCTGCCGCCGTCGCCGGGTTCGGGCTCAGACCGCCGCTGCAGCGGCCTCGACCTGCTTGAGGCGGCGCGCCATGCGGCCGATGAAGTTCTGCGTCACCGCAGGCAGGTCGCGGTGGGCGGGCACCACGATGCCGACCTTGAGGTCGCGCAGCGCGGGCAGCTCGAAAGGCCGCCACACCAGCTCGCCGCGGCCGAGCTCGCCGATGAAGGCGGTCTTCGAGAAGAAGGAGATGCCGAGCCGGGCCATGAGCAGCCGCTTGACCGTCGGCGTCCAGTTGCAGGTGGCGGTGAATTCGAGCTGATCCCAGAAGTCGCCGAACTCCGGGCACATCGAGCTGCTGATCGGCGGCTGGCCGAGCGAGCGCAGGAAGGGCTGGCCCACGCATTCGGCCAGGCTGATGGATTCGCGCGTCGCCAGCGGATGGCCGGGCGGCATCATCACGCCCAGCGGCAGGTTCACCGTCGCGGCGGTCTTGACGCCGGGCGGCAGGCGGCTGACGAAAGTCACGGCGGCATCGGCCTGGCCCGACAACACCATCGCGGGCGCATCCATCGGCGCGACCGAGGTGAGGGTGTAGGTGACGGCGGGGAAGAGCTCGGCGAACTCCTCGACCGCCGCCGGCAGCACGTCTTCGAACATCGAATCCATCGCCACGATCTTGATGTGGCCGGTGTGCTCGCCCTTGAGCGCATGCAGGTCGGCGCGCGTGACCTGGAAGTCGTGCAGCGTCTCCTGCACGTGCTTGAGCAGGCGTTCGCCGGCGGTGTTGAGGCGCATGCCGCCGGGCAGGCGATCGAACAGTTCGAGGCCGAGTTCCTCCTCGAGCTTGAGGATCTGCCGGTTGACCGCGCTGGAGGCGACGAACAGGTTCTCCGAGGCCTTGCGGACCGAGCCGCAACGGGCCACTTCCAGGAAATACTTCAGAACGCTGGCGTGCATGGCGCGGAGTCTCCGGTGAGCCGCTGCACGTGATCAGGGCGGTGTTCGAGCGACCGGCCAGGCAACGACCACCGGATGATCGCAGACCGGCTTCGCGATGTCGCAGGCGCCGCCCGGTGCGCCGAGGCCGGACACCTGCGGCTCGAAGAATTCCTTGTTGATCGCGAGGAAGTTCGCCTGGTCGGACGGCAGACGGCGGTCCTCGTAAATCGCCTGCACCGGACAGGCCGAGATGCAGACGCCGCAGTCGATGCATTCGTCCGGGTGGATGTAGAGCGTGCGTTGACCTTCGTAGATGCAATCGACCGGGCAGCACAGTACGCAGGCGCCGTCCTTGACGTCGATGCAGGCGGAGCCGATGACGTGGGTCATGCGGATCGCCCCGGGTGCCCTAGCGTCCCAGCCACTGCGGCTTGCGCTTCTGCTGGAACGCCAGCACGCCCTCGTCGGCATCCTGCGATTGCAGCGCCGCCATGACGGCCGGCAGCCGCACCGCCTGCGCGTCGGCGGGCGAGAGCGTCGAGGTGCGGCGCACCACCTGCTTGATGGCGCGCAAGGAGAGCGGCGCGCAGGCCAGGATCTGATCGGCCCAGCGCTGAACGGCCGCGTCGAGCTCGGCGCGCGGAACCACTTCGTTGACGAGACCGAGTTCGAGCGCGCGCCGCGCGCTCACGCGCTGGCCTGTGAACAGAATCCCCATGGCCTGGCGAAACGGGATCTGCCGCTGCAGCAGTGTCATGCCGCCGTCCAGCGGCATGCGCCCCACCAGTGGTTCCGGCAGGCCGAAGCTCGCTTCCTCGCAGGCCACGACGATGTCGCAGCCCAGCACCATCTCGAAGCCGCCGCCGAGCGCGAGGCCGTTGACGCGCGCGATCACCGGCACGTCCAGCGTCTCGCGCAGCGCGATGCCGCCGAAGCCGCCTTCGCGCGCGGCCGCCCAGTACTCGACGCCCTTGACCGACGGGTTCTTGAGGTCGGCACCGGCGCAGAAGGCGCGCTCGCCTTCGCCGCTCAGCACCACCACGCGCACGTCGTCGCGCTGCTCGATGTCCTTCCAGATGCGCTGCAGTTCGGCCTCGGTCGCGAGGTCCACCGCATTCATCACCGCGGGCCGGTCGATGGTGACGCGGGCGACGTGCGCCTCGACGGCGTAGCGCACCGTCATGCCGCAGCTCCCGCCAGCAGCGCCCGCGCTTGCGCGAGCACTTCCTGCGTGTGCTCGCCGAGCCGGGGCGGCTCGCGGTGGATGCCGGTGGCTGCGCCCGACATCCGGATCGGGCTGGCGACAAAGCGCAGGGCGCGCCCGTCGGCCGCCGCGCCCTCGAGGATCATCTCGTTGTGCAGCGTCTGCGGATCGACCAGCGCCTCGCGCATGTCGCGCACCGGCGCCGACAGCAGGTCCTGCGCTTCGAGCCGCACCAGCCAGTGGTCGCGCGTGTCGCTGGCGAAGCGGCTGCGCAGGATGCCGTGCAGCTCCGCCTTGTGAGCGAACTGCTGTTCGAGGTTGGAGAAGCGCGCTTCCTGCGACAGGTCGGGCAGGTCGAGCGCCGCGCAGATGTCGCGCAGCGGATTGGGCTTGAAGGCGCCGACCAGCACCAGCGGCCCGGTGGTGGTCTGGAACACGCCCGACAGCGGCATCGCGGCCCAGTTCACTTCCGAGTCGGCCATCATGATCATGGCCGCTTCCTGCATCTGCATCGCCAGCATGGAGTTGTAGAGCGACACCGCGATCTTCTGGCCTTCGCCCGTGCGCTCGCGCTGCAGCAGCGCGAACAGGATGCCCTGCACCAGGTGCATGCCCGCGGTGTAGTCGGCCAGCGCGGTCGGGTAGATCGACACCGGGATGTCGTCGTCGGCGCGGCGCGCCATCACGCCCGTCATGGCCTGGGCCAGCACGTCCTGGCCGCCCTTGTGCGCATAGGGCCCGGTCTCGCCGAAGCCGGTGCCGATCGCGTAGACGATGCGCGGGTTCAGCTGCCGGCACTCCTCGTAGCTCAGGCCGAGTCGCTCCATGACACCCGCGCGGAAGTTGCTCACCACCACGTCGGCGTCGGCGATCAGCGCCTTCACGAGGTCCATCTGCGCCGCGTCGCGCAGGTCGATCTCGACGCTGCGCTTGTTGCGGTTCAGGCTGCAGAAGATCGGGTTGTCGTGCCCGGCCACCGGCGCGAAGGTCGAGCGGCTGAGGTCGCCCGCGCCCTTGCGTTCGATCTTGATCACGTCGGCGCCGTGGTCGGCCAGCATCTGCGTGCAGACCGGGCCCATCATCACCTGCGTGAAGTCGATCACGCGCACGCCGGCGAGCGGCAGCTTCGTGGTGTCATGGGTGTTCATGCCGTGACCTCGCGTTGTGCGGCCAATGCCAGCGGCGGCACATCCGCGTTGGGTCCGCCCTGGTCGCCCGGATCGGCGCCCTGCGCACGCAGCGTGCGCTGCAGCGCGGCGACGTCGACATCGCGCACCGCGACACCGGCATCGAGCGCCAGCGCGGCGGCCACGCCCGCGGCCTCGCCCATCGCCATGCAGGGCGGGATCTCGCGCGAGATCTTCTGCGCCGCCGACGTGGCTGAATAGTGGCGGCCGGCCACCAGCAGGTTGTCGACGCTGCGCGGCACCAGCGTGCGGTAGGGGTAGTAGTAGTCGCGGCCGCGCGCGATGCTGTCGGCGAAGCGCGCGCGATGCATCACGTCGTCCTTGGTCATCACGTACTCGCCTTCGAGCAGTCGTGTCTGGCGCACGCCGGTCTGCGGCGCGAGGTCGACCACGAAGCAGTTGCGAAAGCCCGGCAGCCTGGCGCGGATGACGCTCACCGCCTCGTGGATCGCCTTGCGGCCGTTGACCTCGGCGCGCGTGAGATCGTCGACCTTGAGCCCGTCCAGCCCCGGCATGTGCGGGCAGTTGCACCAGACCACGCCGGGCAGCGGCGTCTTCAGCCACCACTGCGCCCAGCTGCCGCCGAGCAGGCGCTTGATCTCGCGGTCGATCTCCTCGAAGGCCTCGGGCTCCTCGCGTTCGAAGCGCTCGGCCTCGTCGGTGTCGACGCCGCCGAGGCGGAACACGGTGGTCATGATGTAGCTGCCGCCGACGTGCGGCGCGCCGGCCGAGGCGGCCACGTCGAGGTCGCCGGTGGTGTCGATCACCACGCCGCCGAGGATCGCCTCGCGTCCCTGTTTGGTGTCGCAGATCACGCCCTTCACCTTGCCGTCCTCCACCAGCGTGCGCGAGAACCACGAATGCAGCCGCAGCTCGATGCCGAGCTCCTTGACCTTCTCCATCGAGACCCGCTTCCACGCGTCGGGATCGAAGGCGGCGGCGAAGCAGATCGGGTGCGGCTTCTCCTTGCTGTGGAAATCGAAGGTGCCCCAGCGCAGCCACTTGTCGATGCTGGCCGGTGCGCTGCCCCATTCATGGCTCTTCGGAAAGGCCGCGAGGCCGAGCGCCGCCATGCGGTCGATCATTTCCATGCAGGTGCCGCGCACCGAGATCTCGCGCAGGTGGCTGTCCCACATGTCGTCGAGCACCAGCACCATGCCGCCCGAGGCCAGGCCGCCGAGATGGTTGTAGCGCTCCAGCAGCGTGACGCGGGCACCGTTGCGCGCGGCGCCGTAGGCCGCCGCGAGGCCGGCCGGGCCGCCGCCCACCACCACCACGTCGGCTTCGGCCGCCACGCGCACGTCGTGCGCGGGCTCCTGAATCCAGTCTCCGATTCGGCTCATGACCAACTCCTTTGCATTCGTTCGCGATTGCTGGACCCCAGCGGCCTCAATGCGCGTCTTCCGGTTGCCAGCGGATGATCCAGCGCTCCGCCAGGACGACGAGCAGGAAGAAGAATCCCGAGAGGCTGGCGCTCATCAGGATCGCCGCATAGAGCAGCGCCGAATCGAAATTGAAGGTGGCCTGGATGATCATGGCGCCGACGCCGACATTGGCGCCGACCCATTCGCCGACCACCGCGCCGATCACCGCCATCGAGGCTGCGATGCGCAGCGCCGAGAACAGGAAGGGCAGGGCGTTGAACAGGCGCAGGCGAAAGAAGATCTCGGTCTTGCTGGCCGACAGCACGCGCATCAATTCCATCGCCTGCGGATTGACCGATTCCAGCCCGCGCACCGTGTTGACCAGCGTCGGGAAGAAGCACACCAGCGCCGCGATCGTGATCTTGGGCTCCATGCCGTTGCCCATGATCAGCACCAGGATCGGCGCCTTGGCGACCACGGGGATCGCGTTGAACATCAGCACCACCGGGAAGAAGATCTCCTGCAGCGTCTTGTTGTGCACGAAGACGGTCGCGATCAGGATCGCCGCGAGGTTGCCGAGCAGGAAGCCGCCGCCCGCTTCGATGGCGGTCGGGATCAGGTTGCTCAGCAGCACGTCGCGCTTGGTCCAGAGCGTGTCCACCACCACCCAGGGCGAGGGCGCGACGAAGGGCTTGACGCCGAACCAGACGACGATGGCCCACCAGCCGAGGATCAGACCGACGATGCCCAGCGCCGGCAGGATGCGGCTGCGCCGCAGGCGGCGACGCCGTTGCACCGCCCATGCGGCGTATTCCGGATCGGCGGCCGGCGCGCTCGATGGAACCGGATGAAGGGCTGTGGCG from Variovorax sp. PBL-E5 includes the following:
- a CDS encoding CaiB/BaiF CoA transferase family protein, whose protein sequence is MNTHDTTKLPLAGVRVIDFTQVMMGPVCTQMLADHGADVIKIERKGAGDLSRSTFAPVAGHDNPIFCSLNRNKRSVEIDLRDAAQMDLVKALIADADVVVSNFRAGVMERLGLSYEECRQLNPRIVYAIGTGFGETGPYAHKGGQDVLAQAMTGVMARRADDDIPVSIYPTALADYTAGMHLVQGILFALLQRERTGEGQKIAVSLYNSMLAMQMQEAAMIMMADSEVNWAAMPLSGVFQTTTGPLVLVGAFKPNPLRDICAALDLPDLSQEARFSNLEQQFAHKAELHGILRSRFASDTRDHWLVRLEAQDLLSAPVRDMREALVDPQTLHNEMILEGAAADGRALRFVASPIRMSGAATGIHREPPRLGEHTQEVLAQARALLAGAAA
- a CDS encoding amidohydrolase family protein, whose amino-acid sequence is MLDLLVTHATLPDGRTGISIAVQDGRIAEVTPGLDAPAHEKLDAQGLLVAPHFVDPHFHMDATLSHGMPRVNRSGTLLEGIALWGELKPLLTPEALIERALAYCDWAVAKGLLAIRSHVDTSDPSLLAVDALLEVRRRVAPYLELQLVAFPQDGVLRTPGGVDNLKRALDNGVDVVGGIPHFERTMADGAASVKLLCELAAERGLPVDMHCDESDDPLSRHIETLAFEAQRLGLQGRVTGSHCTSMHSMDNYYASKLMPLIAESGVSVIANPLINITLQGRHDSYPRRRGMTRVPELMAHGVNVAFGHDCVMDPWYGMGSADMLEVAHMGLHVAQMTSQDGIRQCFDAVTTNAAKLMHLEGYGLEAGCDASFVLLQARDPVEAIRLRATRLKVFRRGRLVSETPGATAALHLDGRPGETAFMPRRAAGPSPR
- a CDS encoding LysR family transcriptional regulator: MHASVLKYFLEVARCGSVRKASENLFVASSAVNRQILKLEEELGLELFDRLPGGMRLNTAGERLLKHVQETLHDFQVTRADLHALKGEHTGHIKIVAMDSMFEDVLPAAVEEFAELFPAVTYTLTSVAPMDAPAMVLSGQADAAVTFVSRLPPGVKTAATVNLPLGVMMPPGHPLATRESISLAECVGQPFLRSLGQPPISSSMCPEFGDFWDQLEFTATCNWTPTVKRLLMARLGISFFSKTAFIGELGRGELVWRPFELPALRDLKVGIVVPAHRDLPAVTQNFIGRMARRLKQVEAAAAAV
- a CDS encoding FAD-dependent oxidoreductase, which gives rise to MSRIGDWIQEPAHDVRVAAEADVVVVGGGPAGLAAAYGAARNGARVTLLERYNHLGGLASGGMVLVLDDMWDSHLREISVRGTCMEMIDRMAALGLAAFPKSHEWGSAPASIDKWLRWGTFDFHSKEKPHPICFAAAFDPDAWKRVSMEKVKELGIELRLHSWFSRTLVEDGKVKGVICDTKQGREAILGGVVIDTTGDLDVAASAGAPHVGGSYIMTTVFRLGGVDTDEAERFEREEPEAFEEIDREIKRLLGGSWAQWWLKTPLPGVVWCNCPHMPGLDGLKVDDLTRAEVNGRKAIHEAVSVIRARLPGFRNCFVVDLAPQTGVRQTRLLEGEYVMTKDDVMHRARFADSIARGRDYYYPYRTLVPRSVDNLLVAGRHYSATSAAQKISREIPPCMAMGEAAGVAAALALDAGVAVRDVDVAALQRTLRAQGADPGDQGGPNADVPPLALAAQREVTA
- a CDS encoding ABC transporter permease, yielding MSATALHPVPSSAPAADPEYAAWAVQRRRRLRRSRILPALGIVGLILGWWAIVVWFGVKPFVAPSPWVVVDTLWTKRDVLLSNLIPTAIEAGGGFLLGNLAAILIATVFVHNKTLQEIFFPVVLMFNAIPVVAKAPILVLIMGNGMEPKITIAALVCFFPTLVNTVRGLESVNPQAMELMRVLSASKTEIFFRLRLFNALPFLFSALRIAASMAVIGAVVGEWVGANVGVGAMIIQATFNFDSALLYAAILMSASLSGFFFLLVVLAERWIIRWQPEDAH
- the fdxA gene encoding ferredoxin, which translates into the protein MTHVIGSACIDVKDGACVLCCPVDCIYEGQRTLYIHPDECIDCGVCISACPVQAIYEDRRLPSDQANFLAINKEFFEPQVSGLGAPGGACDIAKPVCDHPVVVAWPVARTPP
- a CDS encoding enoyl-CoA hydratase-related protein; the protein is MTVRYAVEAHVARVTIDRPAVMNAVDLATEAELQRIWKDIEQRDDVRVVVLSGEGERAFCAGADLKNPSVKGVEYWAAAREGGFGGIALRETLDVPVIARVNGLALGGGFEMVLGCDIVVACEEASFGLPEPLVGRMPLDGGMTLLQRQIPFRQAMGILFTGQRVSARRALELGLVNEVVPRAELDAAVQRWADQILACAPLSLRAIKQVVRRTSTLSPADAQAVRLPAVMAALQSQDADEGVLAFQQKRKPQWLGR